Proteins found in one Planctomycetaceae bacterium genomic segment:
- a CDS encoding PQQ-binding-like beta-propeller repeat protein → MPKRAFKSLIAALVLLPAAAFAQGPPRAREVDYLPPEWTGPPIVWRDTWEQTLAANPLGEPVKAGRDKAAAAVASRTQALRKITLLKAMIARFKSPADREKHADAYRQIADAYAQAGSMWWRSYYLYALIKEFPQRKDLAAAAYADIIDQPFQDAVKNPSAMDWAFVMQEILDLNEAGAIPNTDPVVLAALQRMAAALAAQPRYDAFAAFFKAVARVGPQCPRAYAAAGDLLTAMGHGEQAAAYYDKSQDASKGMGRALPGPAIRVPRNVDMEMRWEAAIHIREAEDAAAKADELARVADLGGQSGLLLRVSDTHYISYRAAADQALCHLPPQALTALRTAQEQAARNLAQQLRQGGDPHDLANLARKYPWAASVHEALLDFGEHSLRGGRRQGAFAAFGDVLRHAGDADLRLCAQVGLWLALAQENAPRWQIDAAMAAVPDSTLLPWRGGRSPAAKIKEAILSAAAGASERPIALASLVRRRIELPPLWAAPSGAGAPRDVGPVDAIQVDGDAMFVSGAKLARFAAAGGKSLWVHAPPQEATNAAKVPAQGVTFVEASRWWRQNLPRPIAVRGPASSALGDVAAALGTLRAFYTLVDGAKPQIEACDVRGGAALWTTAESSEWKNLTPLSEPTVAEGRLYALAVQGGEDSSALTLVCLDGRSGHLLWKQGIGSWDRGDFESARGACCVSVHQGSVYCATNLGIVARCDARDGTVEWLSGYAGSAGQSSREGAGAIVAGETVLVAPRDHSGVLALHRDSGKLLWEALLVPSDRLVGVSGGTLVCVNGQWLAGLDVATGRVQWCRSFEQGTGSQAAVVAGEVILVSGAVAHRLQAQTGKTLEQRDLNLGSLWQHAILPDGSLAEVAGPTLAAGRSVSLAEGADIFAAPADIKEVWSLPCQNPILVTPPQDRDAGALGVLVGRQAASLQLRGQVKIAWQQFLPAQAAGGSIVGGRMVLRSGHDLTALDLADGTLRWSVKLPFCPYQIDGDDSFVAAATCPWRLGNSWEPYAAAVDGGTGKVLWSRPFSDPMRFRPRQGLLGMRFERGADARAQLHLFLTAAFGGDGGAWQVADVAVDATSGGVRQISPLLDDLVNWPDCSAFGPAGVCYINGALRAKYRPAVGDPGVTGAWRRGADPRITEIYPWCMGVRSKADGAYLRFYGQLFRFDPATRKEIIYNLPPGPEQTLQGIYDFRVVGSKMVVVSGLKGKYLHRRERQDIDVKWARIEPRMHVDVFDAVTAVHLSRRELTGAACSQSYRQDCDAQAVILDNAVVVADSAGVHVYGCPRP, encoded by the coding sequence ATGCCCAAACGTGCTTTCAAATCGCTGATCGCAGCGCTGGTCCTCTTGCCGGCGGCGGCTTTTGCACAGGGGCCGCCGCGGGCGCGGGAGGTGGACTATCTGCCGCCGGAGTGGACCGGGCCGCCGATCGTTTGGCGCGACACGTGGGAGCAGACGCTGGCAGCCAATCCGCTGGGCGAGCCGGTCAAGGCCGGACGCGACAAGGCGGCTGCGGCTGTCGCATCTCGCACCCAGGCGCTTCGCAAGATCACGCTGCTCAAGGCGATGATCGCGCGGTTCAAATCGCCGGCCGATCGGGAAAAGCACGCCGATGCCTATCGCCAGATCGCCGACGCGTACGCCCAGGCCGGCAGCATGTGGTGGCGGTCCTACTACCTCTACGCGTTGATCAAGGAGTTCCCGCAGCGCAAAGACCTTGCTGCGGCGGCCTACGCCGACATCATCGATCAGCCCTTCCAGGATGCCGTCAAGAACCCCTCGGCGATGGACTGGGCTTTCGTCATGCAGGAGATCCTCGACCTCAACGAGGCCGGCGCCATCCCCAACACGGATCCGGTCGTCCTCGCGGCGCTGCAGCGAATGGCGGCGGCGCTGGCCGCCCAGCCGCGATACGACGCCTTTGCGGCGTTCTTCAAGGCGGTCGCCCGCGTGGGCCCGCAGTGTCCTCGCGCGTACGCGGCCGCGGGCGACCTGTTGACGGCGATGGGGCACGGCGAGCAGGCGGCGGCGTATTACGACAAGTCACAGGACGCGTCGAAGGGCATGGGGCGGGCGCTGCCCGGTCCGGCCATCCGCGTGCCCCGCAACGTCGACATGGAAATGCGGTGGGAAGCGGCCATCCATATCCGCGAGGCCGAAGACGCCGCCGCCAAAGCCGACGAGCTGGCGCGCGTGGCCGACCTGGGCGGGCAGTCGGGCCTGCTGCTGCGAGTCAGCGACACGCATTACATTTCCTACCGCGCCGCGGCCGACCAGGCCCTGTGTCACCTGCCGCCCCAGGCGCTGACGGCGCTGCGGACGGCGCAGGAACAGGCCGCACGCAACCTGGCCCAACAGCTTCGCCAGGGCGGCGACCCGCACGACCTGGCCAACCTGGCCAGGAAGTATCCCTGGGCCGCCAGCGTGCATGAGGCGCTGCTGGACTTCGGCGAGCACTCGCTCCGCGGCGGGCGGCGGCAGGGCGCCTTCGCGGCCTTTGGCGACGTGCTGCGTCACGCGGGAGACGCCGACCTGCGATTGTGCGCCCAAGTGGGGTTATGGCTGGCGCTGGCTCAGGAAAACGCCCCGCGCTGGCAGATCGACGCCGCCATGGCGGCGGTGCCTGACAGCACGCTGCTGCCGTGGCGCGGCGGCAGATCGCCGGCGGCGAAGATCAAGGAAGCGATTCTGTCGGCCGCGGCGGGGGCGAGCGAGCGCCCGATCGCGTTGGCATCGCTGGTTCGGCGGCGCATCGAGCTGCCGCCGCTGTGGGCGGCGCCGAGCGGCGCCGGCGCTCCGCGCGACGTCGGCCCGGTGGATGCGATCCAGGTCGACGGCGATGCGATGTTTGTCAGCGGAGCGAAGCTCGCCCGGTTCGCCGCGGCCGGCGGCAAGAGCCTCTGGGTACACGCGCCGCCGCAGGAAGCAACTAATGCTGCCAAGGTTCCTGCGCAAGGCGTGACGTTTGTCGAAGCGTCGCGCTGGTGGCGGCAGAACCTCCCGCGGCCCATCGCCGTGCGCGGGCCCGCCTCGTCGGCTCTGGGCGATGTCGCCGCGGCGCTGGGAACCTTGCGGGCGTTCTACACGCTCGTCGATGGCGCCAAGCCGCAGATCGAGGCCTGCGACGTTCGCGGCGGCGCCGCGCTGTGGACCACCGCAGAGTCGAGTGAGTGGAAGAACCTTACGCCACTGAGCGAGCCGACCGTCGCCGAGGGGCGTCTGTACGCGCTGGCGGTGCAGGGCGGCGAGGATTCATCCGCGCTGACGCTGGTGTGCCTGGACGGGCGCAGCGGCCACCTGCTCTGGAAGCAGGGCATCGGCAGTTGGGACCGCGGCGACTTTGAATCGGCGCGGGGGGCGTGCTGCGTGTCGGTGCATCAGGGGTCGGTGTACTGCGCGACGAACCTGGGGATCGTGGCCCGCTGCGACGCCCGCGACGGGACGGTGGAATGGCTCAGCGGCTACGCCGGCTCGGCCGGTCAGTCGTCGCGGGAGGGGGCCGGGGCGATCGTGGCGGGCGAGACAGTGCTGGTGGCGCCGCGCGACCACAGCGGCGTGTTGGCGCTGCATCGCGACAGCGGCAAACTGCTCTGGGAGGCGTTGCTGGTTCCCTCGGACAGGCTCGTCGGCGTCAGCGGCGGCACTCTGGTGTGCGTCAACGGGCAGTGGCTGGCGGGGCTGGATGTCGCCACCGGGCGCGTGCAGTGGTGCCGCTCTTTCGAGCAGGGCACCGGTTCGCAGGCCGCCGTGGTCGCCGGCGAGGTCATTCTCGTCAGCGGCGCTGTCGCGCACCGCCTGCAGGCCCAGACGGGCAAAACGCTCGAGCAGCGCGATCTCAACTTGGGCAGCCTCTGGCAGCACGCGATCTTACCCGACGGCTCGCTGGCTGAAGTGGCCGGGCCGACGCTCGCGGCCGGCAGGAGTGTCTCCCTCGCCGAGGGGGCGGATATTTTCGCCGCGCCGGCCGACATCAAAGAGGTCTGGAGCCTGCCCTGCCAGAACCCGATCCTCGTGACGCCGCCGCAGGACCGCGACGCAGGCGCGCTGGGCGTGCTGGTCGGCCGCCAAGCCGCGTCCCTGCAACTGCGCGGGCAAGTCAAGATCGCCTGGCAGCAATTCCTGCCCGCCCAGGCCGCCGGTGGCAGCATTGTCGGCGGCCGCATGGTGCTGCGAAGCGGCCACGACCTGACCGCCCTGGACCTCGCTGACGGAACGCTGCGCTGGTCGGTCAAGTTGCCGTTTTGTCCGTACCAGATCGACGGCGACGACTCGTTCGTGGCGGCGGCAACCTGCCCGTGGAGGCTGGGCAACAGTTGGGAGCCTTATGCTGCAGCCGTCGATGGCGGCACGGGCAAGGTGCTCTGGTCGCGCCCCTTCAGCGACCCGATGCGTTTCCGCCCGCGCCAGGGGCTGCTGGGCATGCGGTTCGAGCGCGGGGCTGACGCGCGGGCGCAACTGCACCTGTTCCTCACCGCAGCCTTCGGCGGCGACGGGGGAGCGTGGCAGGTGGCCGACGTGGCGGTCGACGCCACCAGCGGCGGGGTGCGACAAATCTCGCCGCTGCTGGACGACCTGGTGAACTGGCCGGACTGCTCGGCCTTTGGCCCCGCCGGCGTGTGCTACATCAACGGCGCCTTGCGGGCGAAATATCGCCCAGCCGTGGGCGACCCGGGCGTCACCGGGGCGTGGCGCCGCGGGGCGGACCCGCGCATCACGGAGATCTATCCCTGGTGCATGGGCGTGCGATCCAAAGCCGACGGGGCGTACCTGCGGTTCTACGGGCAACTGTTCCGCTTTGACCCCGCAACGCGGAAGGAAATCATCTATAACCTGCCGCCCGGGCCCGAGCAGACGCTGCAGGGCATCTACGATTTCCGCGTCGTCGGCAGCAAGATGGTCGTGGTGTCGGGCCTCAAGGGCAAGTACCTGCACCGACGCGAGCGCCAGGACATCGACGTCAAGTGGGCAAGGATCGAGCCGCGGATGCATGTGGACGTCTTCGACGCCGTGACGGCGGTCCATTTGTCCCGCCGCGAACTGACCGGCGCCGCGTGCAGCCAATCCTATCGCCAGGACTGCGACGCTCAGGCCGTGATCCTGGACAACGCGGTCGTCGTCGCCGACAGTGCGGGCGTTCACGTCTATGGATGCCCGCGCCCCTGA